One Roseimaritima multifibrata DNA window includes the following coding sequences:
- a CDS encoding CBS domain-containing protein yields MNDATQELTANDIMKVAVSTVPSTLPLPDLERQLLTANVSGFPVVDEGKLVGIVSRSDVVSQICAEREVAKETSDFYFDESGFHESKMESFKDIADRVGERIEGLKVGDVMTSNPHTIPLNCPISEIARQIAKYRFHRLPVTDHGVLVGIVTTMDLVRLIADKRFRQV; encoded by the coding sequence ATGAACGATGCAACGCAAGAGCTAACCGCCAACGACATCATGAAGGTCGCGGTAAGCACCGTCCCTTCGACCCTACCGCTGCCAGACCTGGAACGCCAACTTCTCACAGCGAATGTGAGCGGCTTTCCCGTTGTCGATGAAGGGAAACTTGTAGGGATCGTCTCGCGATCAGACGTCGTTAGTCAAATTTGTGCCGAGCGTGAAGTCGCGAAGGAAACGTCCGACTTCTACTTCGACGAAAGCGGTTTCCATGAATCGAAAATGGAATCATTCAAGGACATCGCCGACCGCGTTGGTGAACGCATCGAGGGACTAAAGGTAGGCGATGTGATGACCAGCAACCCACACACCATTCCCTTAAATTGCCCGATCAGTGAGATCGCACGCCAAATCGCCAAATATCGATTCCATCGTCTTCCCGTCACCGATCACGGCGTCTTGGTCGGAATCGTAACCACGATGGATCTGGTCCGCCTGATCGCAGACAAGCGTTTCAGGCAAGTCTAG
- a CDS encoding group I truncated hemoglobin: MNDESKELFERLGGTEAIAEIVNEMYRRVLADEELGPFFKDIPMDRVRKMQLQFLASALDGPVEYTGAELSSVHAGRGITSRHFAKFCGHFADAMEDCGASKRDVDDALARLATYKDKITGDSNVDG; this comes from the coding sequence ATGAACGATGAATCCAAAGAACTGTTTGAACGTTTAGGTGGGACCGAGGCGATTGCCGAAATCGTCAACGAGATGTACCGGCGTGTTTTAGCCGACGAAGAACTTGGTCCGTTCTTCAAAGACATCCCGATGGATCGAGTGCGCAAGATGCAATTGCAGTTCCTCGCCTCTGCCTTGGATGGCCCGGTCGAATACACCGGCGCGGAACTCTCCTCCGTTCACGCCGGACGCGGGATCACATCACGCCACTTCGCAAAATTCTGTGGGCACTTCGCCGATGCAATGGAAGATTGTGGTGCCTCCAAACGAGACGTCGATGACGCACTCGCTCGTTTGGCGACGTACAAGGATAAGATCACTGGCGACAGCAACGTCGATGGTTAA